The following proteins are encoded in a genomic region of Hyalangium minutum:
- a CDS encoding serine/threonine protein kinase: protein MPRDPMTDVPTADSLRPGSVVGPWRIEGYAGRGTYGLVFRARLAGYPESPLVALKVAVFAYDPRFMREAALLSRFHHPSIPRLLARGWWVASPKAAHPYLVLEWIHGLPLYEWARQHQVTSRQVLGVLAQVAGALAVLHQSDCLHRDLKGDNILVDAKGRAVLMDYGSGTWAGAPPITESLMPPNTPEYRSPEAFRFEWGQWRVQRARYQARPADDLYALGVSLYRLVTRVYPPPGTEPEELKEQPHARPPQRLPPEALNERVAPELAEFIEQLLAAEPDARGTACEVADAAQAAEELAGPLADVPLFYVNALPAESSAVPPTNVVASRLAPLCTEPRSHAGMWRLGLAVAALVLATVGTRWMAPAISPPLPKQVQLRVPSAAVAADAGPAGLGDDGKRTPPKAGQDAPSSEKGASLPLPKEPLPGQRRAPCERGEMAIHGGCWIPWTTRVPPCGDQAYEWKGGCYLPRLNPARMPTTEKPQ from the coding sequence ATGCCGAGAGACCCGATGACGGACGTGCCCACCGCTGACTCACTCCGGCCTGGGAGCGTCGTGGGCCCATGGCGCATCGAAGGCTACGCGGGCCGCGGCACCTACGGCCTCGTGTTTCGCGCGCGTCTCGCCGGGTATCCTGAGTCTCCGCTCGTGGCGCTCAAGGTGGCCGTGTTCGCCTATGACCCGCGCTTCATGCGCGAGGCCGCACTGCTCTCGCGCTTCCACCATCCATCCATCCCGAGGCTGCTGGCTCGCGGCTGGTGGGTCGCCAGTCCCAAGGCGGCGCACCCCTATCTGGTACTCGAATGGATCCACGGCCTGCCGCTGTACGAGTGGGCCCGGCAGCATCAGGTCACCTCGCGCCAGGTGCTCGGTGTCCTCGCGCAGGTGGCGGGGGCGCTCGCGGTGCTGCACCAGTCCGACTGTCTGCATCGCGACCTCAAAGGGGATAATATCCTGGTCGATGCCAAGGGCCGGGCTGTGCTCATGGACTACGGCTCGGGCACCTGGGCCGGAGCCCCGCCCATCACCGAGAGCCTCATGCCTCCCAACACGCCCGAGTACCGCAGCCCTGAGGCGTTTCGCTTCGAGTGGGGCCAGTGGCGCGTCCAGAGAGCCCGTTATCAGGCGCGTCCCGCTGATGATCTCTATGCGTTGGGAGTCAGCCTGTACCGGCTCGTGACCCGGGTGTATCCACCGCCAGGAACGGAGCCGGAGGAACTCAAGGAACAGCCTCATGCTCGACCCCCGCAGAGGCTCCCCCCCGAGGCGCTCAACGAGCGGGTGGCGCCAGAACTCGCTGAGTTCATTGAGCAACTGCTGGCAGCCGAGCCTGACGCACGGGGCACAGCCTGCGAGGTGGCAGATGCGGCGCAGGCCGCGGAGGAGCTCGCGGGGCCCCTCGCAGATGTTCCACTGTTCTACGTGAACGCGCTGCCGGCAGAGTCCTCCGCCGTGCCCCCCACGAACGTCGTTGCATCCCGCCTAGCGCCTCTCTGCACAGAGCCTCGGTCTCATGCAGGGATGTGGCGATTGGGCCTGGCTGTCGCAGCCCTGGTGCTCGCAACAGTGGGCACACGGTGGATGGCCCCCGCGATCAGTCCCCCGCTGCCAAAGCAGGTGCAACTGCGAGTTCCCAGCGCTGCGGTGGCGGCCGATGCTGGCCCGGCAGGGCTCGGAGATGACGGGAAGCGCACGCCGCCTAAAGCGGGCCAAGATGCGCCATCCTCCGAGAAGGGAGCCTCCCTGCCATTGCCCAAGGAGCCGCTCCCAGGTCAGCGCCGTGCTCCCTGCGAACGGGGAGAGATGGCGATCCACGGGGGTTGTTGGATTCCGTGGACCACTCGCGTCCCTCCCTGTGGCGATCAAGCCTACGAGTGGAAAGGGGGCTGCTACTTGCCTCGACTCAATCCTGCACGCATGCCCACCACCGAGAAGCCGCAGTAA
- a CDS encoding nuclear transport factor 2 family protein, whose protein sequence is MADHSWVHELFAKFDQGDIEGWAAYLSEDASFRIGSGVPVSGPQGAKQVISAILSMARNLRHELIDVWQTPQGVVVRGELSMNRIKDGRRITVPFCNVFDVKEQRIQRYLAHLDPSPIFN, encoded by the coding sequence ATGGCTGACCATTCCTGGGTGCACGAGCTGTTCGCGAAGTTCGACCAAGGAGACATCGAGGGATGGGCCGCCTATCTCTCCGAGGATGCCTCCTTCCGCATCGGCAGCGGCGTCCCCGTCTCCGGGCCCCAGGGCGCCAAGCAGGTGATCAGCGCCATCCTCAGCATGGCGCGCAACCTCCGCCATGAGCTCATCGACGTGTGGCAGACCCCGCAGGGCGTGGTCGTCCGCGGCGAGCTCTCCATGAATCGCATCAAGGACGGCCGCCGCATCACCGTCCCCTTCTGCAACGTGTTCGATGTGAAGGAGCAGCGCATCCAGCGCTACCTCGCGCACCTCGACCCGTCGCCCATCTTCAACTGA